The proteins below come from a single Oscillospiraceae bacterium genomic window:
- a CDS encoding GNAT family N-acetyltransferase, with amino-acid sequence MNIRMADQNDLELLVKPRFDYFTSEGQTFTPEEKAALTANLTSYIKRHLNTDFFVAIVEIDGQPVSTAYLAISEKPVNTSWSTGKIGTILNVFTFPEHRKQGCATACLNLLIDIAKRENCSYLELSASEMGKPVYEQLGFKIPTPSHFTPMRLSLL; translated from the coding sequence ATGAACATCCGAATGGCTGATCAAAACGATCTCGAACTGCTGGTCAAACCGCGTTTTGACTACTTCACCTCCGAAGGACAGACTTTCACTCCCGAGGAAAAAGCGGCCCTAACTGCCAACCTCACGTCCTACATAAAACGCCACTTGAATACCGATTTCTTTGTCGCTATCGTCGAAATCGACGGTCAACCGGTCTCGACGGCATATCTCGCAATCTCCGAAAAACCTGTAAACACCTCTTGGTCGACCGGTAAAATCGGGACAATCCTCAACGTTTTCACCTTCCCCGAACACCGCAAACAGGGATGTGCGACCGCCTGCCTGAACCTGCTGATCGATATTGCCAAGCGCGAAAACTGCTCTTATCTCGAACTCTCCGCTTCCGAGATGGGTAAGCCGGTCTATGAACAACTCGGGTTCAAAATTCCCACCCCGTCTCACTTCACCCCGATGCGGCTTTCTTTGCTGTAA
- a CDS encoding methyltransferase domain-containing protein, with product MQYTEELYRSRALRFYDGNKELWLNLIGVREGMKVLEVGCGSGIFCHRIKTFCRTHGHRIDLDTGHIEYAKKKSKELGIDCTFINADATALPFPDNSFDLCYSYTVIDFCDPNLFISEQKRVLKSGGTLTVLNIHGGGINSQMWKPEDADEEKALFDKLWSEAGKNKLSDIKKYPLSLRDYPINLEKAGLKEIKMDVLAVAPYNPDNSNIFETLISLINRKYDQRIEKYQSGEKLWDFSAGITFAAGGKK from the coding sequence GTGCAATACACCGAAGAACTCTACCGCTCCCGCGCGCTCCGATTTTATGATGGCAACAAGGAGTTGTGGCTGAATCTTATCGGCGTTCGCGAAGGTATGAAGGTTTTGGAAGTGGGCTGCGGAAGCGGCATCTTCTGTCACCGCATTAAAACTTTCTGCCGAACACACGGTCACAGGATTGATCTTGACACAGGACACATCGAATACGCCAAGAAGAAATCAAAGGAACTCGGCATCGATTGTACATTTATCAACGCAGACGCGACAGCGCTGCCCTTTCCGGATAATTCTTTTGATCTGTGCTATTCCTATACGGTCATCGACTTCTGCGATCCGAATTTATTTATCAGCGAGCAGAAAAGGGTATTAAAATCGGGCGGAACGCTGACCGTTCTGAATATTCACGGCGGCGGTATCAACTCCCAGATGTGGAAACCCGAAGACGCGGATGAAGAAAAGGCGCTCTTTGACAAGCTCTGGTCAGAAGCCGGAAAAAACAAGCTGAGCGACATTAAAAAATACCCGCTCTCCCTGCGCGATTATCCGATAAATCTTGAAAAAGCGGGACTGAAAGAGATCAAAATGGATGTCCTCGCTGTCGCACCTTATAACCCAGACAACAGCAATATCTTCGAAACGCTTATCTCCCTCATCAACCGCAAATACGATCAGCGCATCGAAAAATATCAATCGGGCGAAAAACTCTGGGATTTTTCGGCAGGCATCACTTTCGCTGCCGGGGGAAAGAAATAA